The stretch of DNA CGAACGCCTGCGGCAGCAGCGTATCCTCGATGGTCAGGCCCGCGGCGCCGGCCGCCTCCAGCTCCTGCACCGTGCGGCGGACATTGAGCGCATTGCCATAGCCGTGGTCGGCGTCGACCAGCACCGGCAAAGTCGAGGCGCGCGAAATCCGGCGCATCTGCTCGGCCAGCTCCGTCAACGTGATCAGCGCAATATCGGGATCGCCGAGCACGACCAGCGAGGCCACCGAGCCGCCGAACATGCCGAGCTCGAAACCAAGGTCTTCGGCAATGCGGATCGAGGTCGCGTCGTAGACCGATCCGGGCCGAATGCAGGCGCGGCCGTTGAGAATGGAACGCAATTTCTCGCGGCGCTGATGGAAAGCCATTCGCTATTCCCTACTCTCTGTCATTCCGGGATGGTGCGTTAGCACCAGACCCCAGATGCGCAATTGCGCATCGGGGAATCTCGAGATTCTCAGGTGCGCAATTGCGCACCGTAGCTCGATGCTTTGCATCGCCCCGGAATGACGGTTCTACGAAAACTCCAGGATCAGCGCGTCGACCGCCAATGTCGCGCCGGCTGCCGCATGAATCTTCTTCACCGTGCCGTCGCGCTCGGCGCGCAGCACGTTCTGCATCTTCATCGCCTCGACCACGGCCAGCGTCTCGCCGGACTTGACCTCCTGCCCCTCGCTCACGGCAATCGATACCACCAGCCCCGGCATCGGGCACAGCAGCTTCTTGCCGGTATCGGCGGCGGAATTCACCGGCATCAGCCGGGCGGCGGCCGCCTCGCTTTCGGTGAAGACGTTGACCGCAACGTCAAAGCCCTGATGCGCCAGGCGGATGCCGTTCGGGATCGCGCGCACCTGCATCGCCACGAAGTGGCCGTCGATGGTTCCCTGCCAGACCGGTTCGCCCGGCGTCCAGGCCGAGACCAGATTGTGCGGATTGCCGGGCAGAGCGTCGGCGCCGATGAAGCGTACCGCGATGCCCTCGGCCTCGCGCGCCACATCGAGCGCGATTTCGTCGCGATCGAGCCACACCGCGCGGCGGCGCTCGCGCTGCACCAGCCGGCCGATCATCTGTCCGGAAATCCGCCGCTTGCGCTCGCCCAGCACATGGTCGATCGCGGCGCCCACGGCGGCCAGCCGCCGCGCAATCTCGCCTTCCGGCGGATGCGCGGAAAAGCCCTTCGGAAATTCCTCTGATATGAAGCCAGTGGAAAGCTTACCCTCGCGCCAGCGCGGATGGTTCATCAGCGCCGACAGGAACGGAATGTTGTGCCTGATCCCGTCGACGTAAAACGCATCCAGCGCGGTTGACTGCGCCTCGATCGCCGCCGCCCGCGACGGCGCGTGCGTGACGAGTTTTGCGATCATCGGATCGTAATGGATCGAGATTTCGCCGCCTTCCTGCACGCCGGTATCGTTGCGGATGGTGACGCCGTCATGGCTCGCTTCCGCGGGCGGACGGTATTTCACCAACCGGCCAATGGATGGGAGGAAATTGCGGAACGGGTCCTCGGCATAGACGCGCGATTCCACCGCCCATCCCGTCAGCGTGACGTCCTTCTGCGCGATCGAAAGCTTCTCGCCGGCGGCCACGCGGATCATCTGCTCGACGAGATCGATCCCGGTGACGAGCTCAGTGACGGGATGTTCGACCTGCAGACGGGTGTTCATCTCCAGGAAGTAGAAGCTCTTGTCCTGGCCGGCGACGAATTCGACGGTGCCGGCGGAATCGTAGTTCACGGCCTTTGCCAGCGACACCGCCTGCTCGCCCATCTTGCGGCGGGTGGTCTCGTCGAGCAGCGGCGACGGCGCTTCCTCGATGACCTTCTGGTTGCGGCGCTGGATCGAACATTCGCGCTCGCCGAGATGGATCACGTTGCCATGCTTGTCGCCGAGCACCTGGATTTCGATGTGGCGGGGATCGACGATGAACTTTTCGATGAAGACGCGGTCGTCGCCGAACGAGGATTTCGCTTCGGCCTTGGCGAGATTGAACCCCTCGGCGACTTCCTTCTTCGAATGCGCGATCCGCATGCCCTTGCCGCCGCCGCCGGCGGAGGCCTTGATCATCACGGGATAGCCGATCTCGTCGGCGATCTTCACCGCATGTTTTTCATCTTCGATGACGCCGAGATGCCCGGGCACGGTCGAGACTTTTGCTTTTGCGGCGGCCTTCTTGGATTCGATCTTGTCGCCCATCGCGGCGATGGCGCCCGGATTGGGACCGATGAAGACGATGCCCGCCTTGGCAAGCTCGCGCGGGAAGGATTCGCGCTCGGACAGGAAGCCATAGCCGGGATGCACGGCCTCCGCGCCGGTCTTGCGGCAGGCATCGATGATCTTGTCGATCAGCAGATAGCTCTCGGCCGCCGCCGGCGGGCCGATCAACACGGCCGCATCGGCCATTTCGACGTGGAGCGCATCGCGGTCGGCCTCGGAATACACCGCTACCGTCTCGATCCCCATACGGCGCGCAGTCTTGATGACCCGGCAGGCGATCTCGCCGCGATTTGCGATCAGAATTCTCTTGAACATGTTCTTCTTGCTTGAGCTTTGGGCGGGATCCTCGCCCGCAATGTGACATGCGGGGACGCGGGTAACAAACCCGTCGTACAGCAAAAATCGATAGAGGCAACGGTCTCGTATCGGCTGGTTGCGCCGGCCGGCGGCAATTCACCCCGAATAGGAGCTGAACCGCCCCCGCGCATAGGCGCGGGATACCGCCTTCATCAGCTCGCCGACCTCGGATTCCAGATACTCATTGGCGACAGTCAGCGCGCGGATCGTCGCCCTCAAATCGCCGCCGCAGGCTGAAATCGCTTGATCCACCGCGGTTTCCAGCTCGTCGTTCTCTTCGAATTTCGGCTGCGAAGAGGACGACATGGCATTATCCGTGTTGAGCGACGCTGCCTATGTTCCTATTTTGTTCTCGAGAAGTCAACGGGCCGTTCGGCATGTGGCCGCAGCGGCGCTGACGGTTTTCCCCAACCCGTTTCCATGCGCGATTAGCGCCAGCGCCTTGGTTCAATCACCTCACCTTATGCTAGAAGGCGCTCGCGGGAGTGGAATTGATTTGAAATGAAACAGATGCGGTCACGAATTTTTCTGGTTGCGGCGTTGCTATCGATCGTACTTCCGGCCAGCCAGAGTTCGGCCGCCACCGCCATCGTCCGGGATGGCAGCACGCTTCAGCTTGGCAACCTCACCTACCGGCTCGACGGCATCGATGTCCCAACCATCGACCAGCTCTGCATCGACGAGCACGCCGATAGCTGGACCTGCGGTATCGAGGCGCGCGATCAACTGGCCAAATTGACCAGCGGCAAGCAGGTCCGCTGCGACGATCTCGGTCCCGATCCCGCCTACAAGAAACGGCACATCGGCGTCTGCAAGATCGAGGGCGAAACGACAAGTCTGAGCCAGTTGCTGGTCCGCAATGGCTTTGCCCTGAATGTCGAAGCCTCCGCCAGCGGGCGCTTCCAGGCGGACGAGGCCCGCGCCAGGGACGACCGCCAGGGGTTTTGGAAAGGCTGCTTCGTCGCGCCGCACGAGTTTCGCGCAGGCAAGAAGGACGGCGCCCTGCTCGGTGCCTCCTGCCGCGCCGACCGCGACCGCGAAATCCGCGAGGCCTTGTTCCCCGAAGATCTCGTGATGCCGGCGAGTTGCAACATCAAGGGCAAATACGCCGTCCGCGCGCGCGTCACCGGGAACCTCGGCATCTACAACCTGCAGATGTGCCGCTCCTATCCGGGACTGACGAAGCCGGATCGCTGGTTTTGTTCCGAGGAAGACGCGCAAGCCGCCGGGTTCCGCAGGGCCTATAACTGCCGATCAACCACGAAGAGTAAATGACGCTGGCAAAACCGCCGCTTCCTGTGTGAAAGTGCAGGCAGAGGTTGCCGGCACGCATGACCCCTTCCGACGCTGCAAACGTTTTGCCTGAAATTGCCGCCGCCGAACGCTTGCGGCAACATCTGCAGGAAATCGCGAACGAGCGCGACAGGGCTCATCGCGCCTTGCAGGAACGCGAGGCGGAGCTGGCGCGGATCCAGCGCATCGCCGGCGTCGGCGGTCTCGAAATCGATTTCCGTGACGGCGTCAAGAACCGCCGCTCGCCCGAATACCTGCTGGTTCACGGCTTGCCGCCCGAGGCGGCCAACGAGACTTACGAGGAATGGGTCAGCCGAATCCATCCCGAGGATCGCGAGCGAACGGTCCAGCATCTGTTCGGCGTCCTAAAAAGCGAGAGCGAGGATTATTCGGCCGAATACCGCATCGTGCGGCCGAATGACGGCGCGACCCGCTGGATCCGCGTCGTCGCCAAGATCGAGCGCGACCGCGACGGCCGCGCGCTGCGCCTGGTCGGCGCCGATTGCGACGTCACCGCTCAAGCGCTGGCGCAGGCCACCTTGCGCGAAAGCGAGGAGCGCTTCCGCCTGATCGCCAACAGCGCGCCGGTGCCGATCTGGGTCACCAAGCTCGATCGAACTCGCTCTTTCCTCAACCAGGCCTATCTCGATTTTCTCGGGCTGCCGTTCGAGGAAGCCATCGTGTACGACTGGCGCAAGATGCTGCATCCGGACGACCTGCCCCGTTTCCTGCAGGAATTGGTCGCGGGCGAGGCCTCGCTCAAGCCGTTCGCGCTGGAAGCCCGCTACCAGCGCGCCGACGGCGACTGGCGATGGATGCGATCGGAATCCCAGCCGCGCTGGGATCCGACCGGCGCCCACATCGGCTTCATCGGTGTCGCCCACGACATCACATCAGCCAAGCAGGCCGAGCACGATCTGCGCCGGCTGAACGACATCCTCGAATTGCGGATCAACGAGCGGACGGCGCAGCTCGAATCCAGCGAAGCCCAGATGCGGGCGATCTTCGAGACCAGCCATCAGTATCAGAGCCTGCTCGACCTGCACGGCGACGTACTGTATGCCAACAAGACGGCACTCGCCGGAATCCGCACGGACGCCGGCGAGGTGATTGGCAAGCCGTTCTGGGAAACGCCGTGGTTTTCCGCAACCCCTGGCATGCGCGACACCGTCCGCGACGCCTTTATCGCCGTCATGCGGGGCGAAGAAATCCAGACCGAGATGCGGCTGCATCTGCCGATCGGCGACCGCTATTTCGACTTCGCAATGCGTCCCTTGCACGACCAGCACGGCGCGATCATCGGCGTGGTGCCGGAGGCCATCGACATCACCGAACGCCGCAAGGGCGAGGAAGCGCTGCGGCAGTCGCAGAAGATGGAAGCGGTCGGACAATTGACCGGCGGCGTGGCGCATGATTTCAACAATCTGTTGACCATCATCCGCTCCGCGACCGATTTCCTGCGCCGCCGCGAGCTGCCGGAAGAGCGGCGCCGGCGCTACATCGACGCGATCGGCGAGACGGTGGAGCGCGCCTCCAAGTTGACCGGACAATTGCTGGCGTTCGCCCGCAGGCAGCCGCTGAAGCCGCAGGTGTTCAATGTCGGTACCCAGGTCGAGGCGGTGGCGCAACTGATCCGCCCGCTGGTCGGCGCCCGGATCAGGATCGATATCGACATCGCCGATCTCAACTGCTTCGCGATCGCCGATGTCGCGCAGTTCGAGACGGCCCTGATAAATTTCGCCGTCAACAGCCGCGATGCCATGAACAGCGAGGGCCGATTGATCATCAGCGTCCGCAAGGTGGATGCCATTCCGCCGCTGCGCGCCCAGCCCGCCCGTAGCGGCGACTTCATCGCCATCACCGTGACCGACACCGGTACCGGCATCGAGCCCGCCCTGCTCGAGACGATCTTCGAGCCGTTCTTCACCACCAAGGAAGTCGGCAAGGGCACCGGCCTCGGCCTCAGCCAGGCGTTCGGGTTTACCAAGCAGTCCGACGGCGACATCGCGGTCGCGAGCGAGCCAGGCCAGGGCGCGACGTTTACGATCTACCTGCCGCAGGCCGCGGTGCCAGCCGGTGCCGACGAGGCCGCCGCGACCGGCACCGAACCGGCCGCGCGCGGCCGCGGCTACCGCGTCCTCGTGGTCGAGGACAATGACGACGTCGGGCAGTTCTCCACCGAGCTGCTGGAAGATCTCGGATACACGGTCCGACGCGTCGTCAGCGCGGATGCGGCGCTCGCGATCCTTGCCGAGGACGAGTTTTCCGCCGATCTGGTGTTTTCCGACGTCATCATGCCCGGCATGAACGGCGTCGAGCTCGCTGCAATCGTGCGCGAGCGCTATCCCGGCCTGCCCGTGGTGCTGACCAGCGGCTACAGCAACGTGCTGGCGGAGAATGCCCACCGCGGCTTCGAGCTGATCCAGAAACCCTATTCGGTGGAATTGCTGTCGCGGATTCTCAGGAAGGCGATTTCCGAGGCGCGGCCGCAGGCATGATGAATCCATGTGATCCGTCATCTTGGCGCCGGCTATCGGGGTTGGCGTGGCCAAGCAACACTTGGTGCTAGCGATCGCGTTTGCTCTTGGTTGTGGGCAATGGGCAATTCGTACAGACCCTATCGTCGCACATCCGGCAGATCGTGAAGCGATCCAGCTCGGATGTGTCCTGCCTTGCCAGCAACTCGCGTATCAGCGTTCCAAGTCGCTTCGTTTCAGCCGGCGACAGCACATCCAGAAGTGACGCAACGGCTGAAATCCGGGAAACCAACAGATCGTTCCGGGTCGCAGCGCCCGTGGCCGTCAGGTACAAAGCGACCTCCCGACCGTCTTTTCCCGGCCGGCGTTCGACAAGCTGATCCGAAACCAGACGGTCCACCAGCCGGACGGTTCCGGAATGCGATAGGCCAAGGATCCGCCGGAGCGTGTCGTTGGTCATGCCCTGACCATACCCGATGACGATGAGTGCTGCAGGCGTCTCGCCGCCACGGCCGACGACCTCGCGCGCTCCTTGCTCGATACGATCCATGACGGCGAGCGATAGCGCCCCCAGCAAATTCGCGATTCCGTTTTCCATGCGATGAATAATATGTGCGTAGCGCACAAAAAACAACTTGACCTAATATGTGCGCTGCGCACATATTAGGTCAAAGGAGCGACGCATCACTCTGGGCAGCGCGAGGCCAAAGCGGCGGTTCGTGACCGTGCCTGTCATGCGCGACCGAACACGAAGAAACATGGAGAATAGCGATGAATACTCGAAGTGCCGCATTGGCATCCCCGAATGCCGCCGCCAGCGAACCCGCGCTGAAATACGTGCAGGCCAATGGAGTGCGGTTTGCCTACCTCGAACAGGGGAGCGGGCCTCTTGTCATGTTCATGCATGGCTTTCCCGACAATGCCTGGTCGTATCGAAAGCAAATGCAAGTCTTTGCGGATGCGGGGTATCGCGCGGTCTCGCCGTTCTTGCGTGGCTATGCGCCGACCGAGATCCCGGCGGACGGAATCTTCGATCCCATCGCACTGGGCAAGGATCTCGAAGCGCTCATCGCGGCGCTGAGCGATGACGGACAGGCACGCGTCGTTGGCATGGATTGGGGCGGCACGTCGACCTTTCAGGCGCTGGCCACCGTGCCATCGGCGATCAAGGCCGCCGTGGTCATGAACACCGCGCACCCGATCACATTTTCAAGCATCAGGAAGGATCCCGAAGCCGTTCGATCCCTCTTCCATTTCTATTTTTTCCAGCTACCCGGCGCTGAATCATCGGTGAATATCGAGGGAATTCCCTTCGTCGACTATCTTTGGAAGCTGTGGTCGCCGTCGTTCAAGAATGACGAACATCTCCGCTCGATCAAGGAGACGCTCAGTTCTCCCGGCACCATGGCGGCGGCGCTCAAATACTATGGAGGCCTGTTCAATTCGGGAATTGCGGGCCGGCTGCCGATGAACGAGATGAATACGCCGACGCTGACGATTTATGGCAGCAACGATCCGACAGCGCGGTATTCGGTAAAGGAGGAGCCGCTCTTCAAGGGGCCACATAAGCGTGTTGTCCTGCCCGATGTCGGTCACTTCCCGCACCTCGAGCGTGAGGCCGAAGTCACCGGTCTGATCATGGACTGGTTCAAGACGCACGCCCCTGACTGAATGCATGTGCCGCAACCAAGGGCCGCGTTAGGTACAACATCTTTCAGTTTCTCTGACCAGGAGTGTGGGCGATGGACGCCAAGACACAGCAGCAATACGCCGAGACGTTTCACGGTCTTCACAAGAAGGGGGATCCGCTCGTCCTGTTCAACGTCTGGGACGTCGCCACCGCCAAGGCCGTCGCGAAGACGTCTCTGGCCATCGCGACCAGTAGCGGGGCGGTCGCGTCCGCTCTCGGGTACGCGGACGGAGAAAATGCCCCGTTTGATATGGTGGCAGATCTGGTATCGCGGATGACTGCTTCTGTGTCGATTCCGGTATCGATCGATCTGGAGGCAGGATATGGCGACACCCCGGACGCCGCCGCGAATTCGGCGACCAAGATCCTGAAAGCCGGCGCCATAGGCATCAATATCGAAGACGGGCTCTCCGGGGGAAAGCGGCAACTCGTCAGTCCCGAGCAGCATGCAGCGAAGATCAGAGCAGTGCGGGACACTGCGCAAAAACTCGGAATTCATCTGTTCATCAATGCGCGAACTGATCCGTTTCTGCTGAAATTCGGATCGCCGGATGAATGCCTGAATGAAGCGGCAAGGCGCGCGAAGGTTTATGCCGATGCCGGCGCTGATGGAATTTTTGTACCCAGCCTCACCGACCTCCCTCTCATCGAGAAGTTCGTTCAACTCACGCCTCTGCCGGTCAACATCATGGTGACGCAAGGTGTTCCCGAAATCCCGGATCTCGCCCGCGTCGGCGTTCGGCGGGTGAGTCTCGGGCCGTGGCCCATGATGGCGGCGATGCGTGTCATTGGACAGGCCGCCGCCGCGGTCGCCGCGAGCAAGCAATACGGCACGTTCCTGCAACCGAATGCCTGAGCGCGGAAATCACCAGCCCAAAGTAGAATGAGTGGAGAGCGCGTCGCCGATCGATGCCGTCTCGTGCAGTTCGCCGGCCAAGTGGATCAGCAGCCGAAGCTCACGCCGCGGCCTCGACGCCGGCCTCCCTCGCGCCGAGCAGCGCGCGGACTTCTTGCGCCGGACGCGCCGCGCTGAACAGATAGCCCTGCATCTGGGTGCATCCGAGATTCTGCACGGTCTCGCGCTGCTGCAGCGTCTCGACGCCTTCCGCTGTCGTGATCATGTTGCGGTCGGCGGCGATGCTCACCACCGCGCGGATGATCGAGGCTGACGACGAATTGCGCGTCACTTCCTTGACGAAGGAGCGATCGATCTTGATCTTGTCGAACGGGAAACGCTGCAGATATTGCAGCGAGGAATAGCCGGTTCCGAAATCGTCGAGCGCGATGTGAACCCCGAGCGCGCGGAGCTGGTTCAGCGTCGCCAGCGCAGCGTCGTCGTCCGCGATCAGGACGGCTTCCGTGATCTCCAGCTCGAGCCGGCGCGGGTCGAGCCCGGTCTCGGAGAGCGCTGCCGCGACCTTCAGCGACAGCGTTTCCGACCGGAACTGGATCGGCGAGACGTTGACGGCGATGCGGACATCGGCCGGCCAGGTCGCAGCTTCCACGCAGGCCGTGTGCAACACCCACTGCCCGATCTCCTCGATCAGGCCGGTTTCCTCGGCGACCGGCACGAAGTCGGCCGGCGAGACCATGCCGCGCACCGGATGCCGCCAGCGCAATAGCGCCTCGCAGCCGGTGATACGATCGCTGCGCAGATCGACCTGCGGCTGATAGTGCAGTTCGAAGGCGCCCTGCGCCAGCGCCGCGCGCAAATCCGCCTCCAGCTCGCGGCGATGATTGGCCTGCTGCTCCATCTCGGGATCGAAGAAGCGATAGGTTCTGCGGCCGGCCGCCTTCGCCGCATACATGGCAAGATCGGCGTTCTTCAGAAGGTCGAACAGATCCGAGCCGTCGCGCGGGGCGATCGCGATGCCGATGCTGGCGTCGCTGGAAAGCTGGTGACCGTGGCAGTCGAACGGCGTGCGCAGCGCCTGATAGATCCGCGCGACCAGGCCGTGAACATCCTCGGCGCTCGCGATGCCGTGCTGAAGGATGGCGAATTCATCCCCGCCAAGGCGGGCGATAAAATCTTCCGGCCCGACCGCCTGCCGCAACCGCTCCGCCACGCCCTTCAGGAACTCGTCGCCGATCAGATGTCCCAGCGTGTCGTTGATGCGCTTGAACTCGTCGATGTCGATATAGAGGATCGCGAATTCGCGCCCCTCGGTTTCCAGCAGCAACCCTTCCGCATGGCGCTGGAACAGCGAACGGTTCGGCAGATTGGTCAGCGCGTCGTAATGGGCGAGATGCTCGATCCTGGCCTGGTCGCGCCGCCCTTCGGTGACGTCTTCCAATGTCGTGGCCCAGCCGCCGTCCGGCGACCGCTTGAAGATCAGCCGGATCGTGCGCCCGTCGGGCGTCGAGGTTATCGTGTCCTGCACGAGGCTGCCGTTGGGATCGAGAAACCGGGCGCAATAGGCATCGACATCGCCGACAAAGGAGCCGCGCTCCTGACGGTGCCGGATCAGGTTGCTCAGATGGCAGCCGGGTTTAACCACGTCGGGCGAGAGGCCGAACATGTCGATATATTGCCGGTTGCAGATCACGAGGCGCCCCGAGGAATCGAACAGCAGCAGGCCCTGCGTCATGTTGTTGATGGCGGTGTCGAGATGCCGGCTCTTCTCTGACAGCTTGCGCTGCGCGGCGGCATGCTGGTGGCGTAGCTGGCGCACGATCAGGATGACCATGCCGATCACGATCAAGACCGCCAGGGCTGCGGCGAAAAATTGCAGCTTGGTCTGCGCCCGCCAGTCGGCAAGCGCGGTCTCCGTCCTGGTGGTCGCGACGATCAGGATCGGAAAGTGCACCAGCGACTTGACCGCGCCGACCTTGTCCTCGGTCAGCCTCTCGCTGGTAAACCGTCCGTATATACTGCCGTCCATCGCCAGCGCGCGCTGAAACGACGGCGTATTGGCGACGTTCAGGCCGATCAGCGTGTCGTCCTTGGGATAGCGGGCGATGATGGTGCCGTCGCGATGGATCATCGAAATCGCGGTGCCGGCGTCCAGCGCCAGCGAAGCAACGAAATCCTCGAAATGGGAAGGCTCAACGCCGCGGACGGCAATGCCGATGATCTCGCCGTTGCGGCCGATGATCTTGCGTGCAAACACCGTTGTCCAGACTTTGGTGACCCTGCTCACGACCGGCTCGACGATCACGTCAGGCGTCGACGTTCCCGACATGAACTGCTTGAAATAGCCCCGGTCGACGACGCTCGCATCCGGCACCGGCCACATCTCGGAAGAATTGACCAGCGAACCGCTGGCGCTCCACAGGTTCAGCGCGCCGACATGGGGCAGCACGGCAAGCTTCGTGCGCAGCATCTCATGCGCGCTCAGCGTCGACATCTTTCTTTCGAACTCGTCCGCCGTATGGACCCCATCGGCCCGTAGCTGCGACACGACATCCTCATGCACGTGCTGGAGATCGCTAAGTTGCTGGTCGAAATGCCGCGACAGCAGCAGCGCACTGTTGTTGAGTTCGCGCTCGGCGACTTCCAGCGCCCGCTCGCGATACTGCATCGCGAAATAGCCGGTGCCGAGCATGATCGCGATCACGAGCACCGCGGCACTCAGGATCAGCCACTGGATGGCACTCAGCCTGATCCGCCACGGCATGCCGCCGCCAAACAGCGGCCGGCTCTCCGCGACGATGTCTTGCGATGAATTATTCAGCATTCCGCTGCCCCCACAGGCGCTTGTTGTAGGGAACACAAACCAAAAAGGGCGTTAGCAAAATGAGTTATCGCGAGGTTAAGGCGGCCCCGAAATCAGGCGCTTTCCGCCAGTTCAGCTTCCTTGAGGCTGCATTCGATCAGCGCCCCGCCGATCGTGAACTCCGAGAACGGCGACAGCTCGGTCGCGGCCAGCAGTGGCGCGAAGAACTGCGAATCCCCGGGGCTCTTCAGAAAGAAGCGGATGTGGCTGGCAGTCATCGTATCTCTCGACAGCCATACGATGCCGGAGAACAGCGCCACCATCATCTGGGCGTATTGGCCGGCGTCCGCGATCCCCAGTTCGTAGATCGGCGACACCAGGATGAAGCGCGCACGCAAGATGGGGTTCGGAAACTTGCTCATCATCAGGCGGCTGACCTGGCAGGCCGCATGGATCCGCTCGCCGTCGGAAAGGCAGTACAGGCTGGGGTGGTCGCCGTCCCTGGTCAGGCCGTCATAGGCCGTAAAGCTTCCCGTCGAAAAGGTCGAAAAGTCCTCGCCGACGCTTTCGGCGTCCTTCTTCCACTGGCCCTTGATCGACCGCCAGGACCTGTCCGGCTCTTTCATCGGCAGAAGGCGCATGACTAACCAGAGGTTAATGCAAAAGTTGATGCCGGTATTTTATGGGCGGCGGCTAAACGTTTGCTTACGTTAGCGCCCGCCAGGCAAATATTTGTTTGGCCTCGTAAAATTACTACCTTGGCGGGCGTTTTTCGATGGCATTTCCTCGCGGGATCGGCCTCGCTGCAGCCAAGTGAAGCGTGAGGCGCGAACCGACCACAGGAACGATCGGGCCTGATGCGGGTTTTCCGGGATCGACGTTTCCCTCCCCCGCGACGTCGAACTCGAGCCCCGCCAAACATCCCATGAAAATCCTTTGGACGGGGTTGGCGGGGCTCCTTTTATTCCGGTTGAAGGACGGATGATGGCGCTGTTTCGGATACGGCCAACCCAGGCCGACATCGAAATCGCGGAACGGATTTCGGATCACACCTCTCCGGCAGTCGAACAGATGGCCAAGGTCCTTACCTGGGGCGCCGATGAGCACGTGGTTTGCGCGCTCGCCGCTGGCTGGTGGCTCTACTGCAGGCATCGAAGCGCGCACCATCGCACCGGCAGCAACCATATCCTGCTGACGACGGTTGCCGTTACGCTGCTGCCGCATCTGTTGAAGTCGATCTTCGACCAGAAGCGCCCCGACCGTCTGATGGTCCGCGGGCACCTTCGCGGCGTGCCGTTTTCGGGAAGACCTCTCGACGCCTTTCCATCCGGCCATGCCGTCCATGTCGGCGCGCTGGCATCGGCTGCTACGGTGCTGCCGCCCGCGAAACGCAACCTGGCCTGGTCGATCGGCGCGGTCCTGGTCCTGACGCGGATCGTTCTCTTGGCGCACTGGACCAGCGACGTGATCGCCGGCCTTGCGATCGGCGCTGCGGTCGAACGGCTGCTCCGGCGCTGGACCGGTTTCGGATTATCACACCGGGAATAGTCGAAGCTTGCGGTGTGGCCCTGCAGGCAGGGCCAACGGCGCTCGCCACAGCGCCGCCAGCCGGCTTTCGGTCTTAGGCCGCGGCCTCGTAATTGACCTCGGTCTCCGCGATCTTGGTCAGGGTTTCGTCGGTCTTCTTCTCTTCGGCCAGGGTCTGGTCGATCAGCTTCACGGCTTGCGGGTTGTTAAGCTTGGCCGCCCAGGCTTTCAGGGTGCCGTAGCGCGAAATCTC from Bradyrhizobium sp. AZCC 1693 encodes:
- a CDS encoding isocitrate lyase/PEP mutase family protein, producing the protein MDAKTQQQYAETFHGLHKKGDPLVLFNVWDVATAKAVAKTSLAIATSSGAVASALGYADGENAPFDMVADLVSRMTASVSIPVSIDLEAGYGDTPDAAANSATKILKAGAIGINIEDGLSGGKRQLVSPEQHAAKIRAVRDTAQKLGIHLFINARTDPFLLKFGSPDECLNEAARRAKVYADAGADGIFVPSLTDLPLIEKFVQLTPLPVNIMVTQGVPEIPDLARVGVRRVSLGPWPMMAAMRVIGQAAAAVAASKQYGTFLQPNA
- a CDS encoding bifunctional diguanylate cyclase/phosphodiesterase; translation: MPWRIRLSAIQWLILSAAVLVIAIMLGTGYFAMQYRERALEVAERELNNSALLLSRHFDQQLSDLQHVHEDVVSQLRADGVHTADEFERKMSTLSAHEMLRTKLAVLPHVGALNLWSASGSLVNSSEMWPVPDASVVDRGYFKQFMSGTSTPDVIVEPVVSRVTKVWTTVFARKIIGRNGEIIGIAVRGVEPSHFEDFVASLALDAGTAISMIHRDGTIIARYPKDDTLIGLNVANTPSFQRALAMDGSIYGRFTSERLTEDKVGAVKSLVHFPILIVATTRTETALADWRAQTKLQFFAAALAVLIVIGMVILIVRQLRHQHAAAQRKLSEKSRHLDTAINNMTQGLLLFDSSGRLVICNRQYIDMFGLSPDVVKPGCHLSNLIRHRQERGSFVGDVDAYCARFLDPNGSLVQDTITSTPDGRTIRLIFKRSPDGGWATTLEDVTEGRRDQARIEHLAHYDALTNLPNRSLFQRHAEGLLLETEGREFAILYIDIDEFKRINDTLGHLIGDEFLKGVAERLRQAVGPEDFIARLGGDEFAILQHGIASAEDVHGLVARIYQALRTPFDCHGHQLSSDASIGIAIAPRDGSDLFDLLKNADLAMYAAKAAGRRTYRFFDPEMEQQANHRRELEADLRAALAQGAFELHYQPQVDLRSDRITGCEALLRWRHPVRGMVSPADFVPVAEETGLIEEIGQWVLHTACVEAATWPADVRIAVNVSPIQFRSETLSLKVAAALSETGLDPRRLELEITEAVLIADDDAALATLNQLRALGVHIALDDFGTGYSSLQYLQRFPFDKIKIDRSFVKEVTRNSSSASIIRAVVSIAADRNMITTAEGVETLQQRETVQNLGCTQMQGYLFSAARPAQEVRALLGAREAGVEAAA
- a CDS encoding phosphatase PAP2 family protein; its protein translation is MMALFRIRPTQADIEIAERISDHTSPAVEQMAKVLTWGADEHVVCALAAGWWLYCRHRSAHHRTGSNHILLTTVAVTLLPHLLKSIFDQKRPDRLMVRGHLRGVPFSGRPLDAFPSGHAVHVGALASAATVLPPAKRNLAWSIGAVLVLTRIVLLAHWTSDVIAGLAIGAAVERLLRRWTGFGLSHRE